GAGGATTGCCATGACGTTCATCCCCGGAGCACTACTAAGGAATCTGTATAACCACTCCAGCCTGAGAAATTCGGGCACGGGCGTGCGCTTCTCGGTGAAGAACCGGCTGAGCCCGGCATCACTCAGGCGCATCGAGCGGGTCTCACTCAACGGCGAGGTCATACATCCCGAGAGAATCGAGGTCACCGTCGATTCCGGCGACGCCTTCCCGGTGACTCAGATCGGCCCGGACCAACCGGTGGACTTCCCGTTGGGCAGTCTTCTGACTTTCCACCTGGCGGTGGACCCACTCGCGGAGGGCAAGCACGGCTTGGAGTTCGCGTTCGAAACCGCGCCCTTCGGCAAGCTGAAGTTCGGCGTCAAGGACGCGCTCCGAACCGGGAAACGGCCTCCCGGCACGGTCCCGCGCGACGCCGAAGACGATTACAGCGACGAGATCATCAGCGCCCGCCGGAAATTCGTGCGCGAGCAGACGGGTGCGACACTCGAGCACATGAGTCAATACTCCTTCGAGCCCCGCGTAACCCAAGGCAACATCGAGCACTTCACCGGCGTTGCCCAGATCCCTCTGGGGATCGCCGGCCCGCTACTGGTCCACGGTGCGCACGCCAAAGGCGAGTTCTATGTCCCGCTGGCGACCTCGGAAGGGACGCTGGTGGCGTCCTACAACCGGGGCATGAAGGTGATCCACAAGAGCGGTGGGGTGAAGTGCGCGGTGGTCGGCGACAACATGCAGCGAGCGCCGGTGTTCATCTTCGACGATGCCGCGAGCGCGCGCCGCTTCGCCGACTGGCTGGTCTCCCGGATGGACGACATCAAGGCGGTGTGCGCGGACTCCGATCCGTTCGTGACGCTGAAGTACGTCGACTACTACCTGGCAAACAAGTTCGCATTCACGCGCTTCAACTTCACGACCGGCGACGCCGCCGGCATGAACATGGTGGGGAAGGCCACGTTCGCGGCCTGCAACTGGATTCTCGAACACTGCAAGGAGGTCGAGATCCAGCACTTCTATCTGGAGTCCAACTTCGCCACCGACAAGAAGGCATCGATGATCAATCTGATGCGCTCCCGCGGCAAGCGGGTCACGGCGGAGCTGGTCGTGAAGCGCGACGTGCTGCGCGACATCATGGACGCCGACACCGAGTCCATCGAGAGGCACTCGAAGATCGCGAATGTCGGCAGTATGCTCTCGGGTGCCAACAACAACGGCTGTCACGCCGCCAACGCCATCACCGCGATCTTTATCGCCACGGGCCAGGATGTGGCCAACGTGTCCGAGTCATCGGCCGGGCTGGTCTATACGGAACTGACGCCGGAGAAGGACCTCTACATGTCCATTACGCTGCCGTCGTTGATCGTCGCGACGTGCGGCGGCGGCACCGGGCTTCCCACCCAGCACGAAGGTCTGGAGATCATGGGCTGCGCCGGCGTCGGCAAGGTCATGAAGTTCGCGGAGATCGTCGCCGGCACGGTGCTCGCGGGTGAGATCTCGCTCGCGGCGGCCATCTCCTCACTCGACTGGGTGTCCAGCCACGAGCAGCTGGGACGAAACGACCCGACCCGGCGCGGGCAGTGATCTCGTGGGGAGGGTGGGTGCGAGCCGGCTTCGGTAGCCGAGGCGGCAGGTCACAACGAGGCCAGCCGTTGGACTTCGACCCGTGTCCGATAGTGGCGACTCGAGCGCGCCCGGGCTCAGTTGACTGATGGGTCCGACTCGCGGCTCTCGTCCAGTGCCTGGCGGACCATGCGGCTGATCTCAGCCGGCGAGAAGGGCTTCTGCAGGAAGGCGTGACCGAGTCTCTGGGTCGGGTCCTCTTTGCGCGTTCCACTGGCGACGACGACCGGAAGATCGGGCCGCACCCGTCGCATCTCCTCGATCAGCGCCGCGCCGGTGATCTCCGGCATCAGTTGATCCGTGACCAGTAGTTGGAAGCGGTCCGGCTGACCTTTGAAAACGCGCAGGGCTTCCTTGCCGCTCGTGTGCGCAACAACCTCATAGCCGGCGGCTTCGAGCATCTTTTTGGCCACCTCCGCGATGGACTTCTCATCGTCGACGAACAGGATGCACTCCTTGCCGGTGAACTGGGTGTCCTGCCGGTCGCGGACCGGCGCTTCGATTCCGCCGGTGGGGAAGTGCACGACCAGGGTGGTCCCGCGCCCGAGCTCGCTCGAGGCGCGAATGTCGCCGCCGTGGGCCTTGACGATGCCGTGCACGACGGACAGCCCGAGCCCGGTTCCGGAGCCCGCCTCCTTGGTCGTGAAGAAGGGGTCGAACATCCTGTCCAGGGTGGCGGCATCCATGCCGTGCCCGCTGTCCTTGACCGTCAGCCGAACGTGGGGGCCGACGACGAGGTCGGAGCCCCGGCCAAGGTCGGCCGCTGCGAGCTCGACGCTCTCGAGCTTGATTTCCAGCTCGCCGCTCGCCTCGAGGGCCTGGGCGGCGTTAGTCCCGAGGTTCATCACGACCTGATGAATCTGACCGGGATCGGCGATCACGGCGGGGCAGTCCGGGTCGACCGTGGCACGGAACCGGATCGTTGCCGGCAACGAGGAACGGAGCAGTCCGCAGGCTTCCTGGACGACCGGTCCGAGCGCCACCGGCTCCTTGGGCCGTTCGTCCCGCCGACTGAACGTCAGGATGCGTCCCACGAGGTCGCGGGCGCGCTCGCTGGCTTTGACCACCTGCTCGATGTGCTCGGCCTCTTCGCTCTCCTCGGGAAGGGCGTCCAGGGTCAGGCTGGAGAAGCCGTAGACGGCGGTCAGGATGTTGTTGAAGTCGTGCGCGATCCCGCCCGCCAGGGTACCGAGTGCTTCCATTTTTTGCGACATGCGGACCTGTTTCTCGAGCTCCCTCATCTGAGTGATGTCGCTGCCCGAGCTCAGAACGATCGGCGCGCTGTCGTCGCCAGGAGCGAAGCGAGTCGAGTGCCAGGCAATGATTCGCCTATCGCCCTCTCGAGTGAGCAGCTCGTACTCGTAGTACTGGTAGGCGCCGATGTCTTCGAGTTGTGCTCGCACCTCGGCTCGACGATCCTCCGGTACGAACTTCTCGACCCAAGGGCTGCCCACGATCTCTTCCTCCTCATAGCCGAGAACCCGACAGCCCTTCTGGTTGATCAAGGTCACCTGGCCTTGCTCGTCGAGGGCGACCATGATCACTTCGGCGACGTCCAGGTACTCCTGGGCCTTGCGCTTCTCGGCCTCGAGAGCTTTCTCTTTGGCCTGGCGATCGTGAATCTCGATCTTGAGTGAGACGTTGGCCCGCTCGAGTGCGAGGGCGTGGCGTCGCTTGCGCCGCAGTGACCGGGCCACGGCCACGGCAAAGACGGCGACCGACAGCGCGTAGAGGCCGTACGCCCACCAACTGAGCCAAGGCGGCGGCGCGACCACGAGTCGGACCGTCAGTCCCTCCTCGTTCCATACGCCGTCATTGTTCGACGCCCTGGCGCGGAAGGCGTAGCTACCGGCGTGCAGGTTGGTGTAGGTGGCACGACGCAAGTTGCCCGCATCGATCCAGTCGCGGTCGAAGCCCTCGAGCTTGTACATGTATCGGTTCTTCTCCGGCGCCGAGTAGTCGAGGCCCGCGAACTCGAAGGCGATGACCGAGTCTTTGTGGCCGAGCCAGATCTCTTCGACTTCGCCAAGCGGGCTGGAGAACCCAACGGAGCTGTTGAACTTGAGAAAATCGGTCAAGACGACAGCGGGTGGGTGTGGATTCGATCGGATAGATGCGGGCGCGAAGACGTTGAAGCCGTTGACGCCGCCGAAGAATAGCTCGCCGCTGCGGGCGCGCATGGCGGCCGCGAAGTTGAAGTCGTTGCTCTGCAGCCCGTGGCTGGTGTCGTAATGGGTTACCTTGCCGTCGTGGGGATTGATCCGGGCGAGGCCGCGATCGCTGCTCAGCCACAGATCGCCCTGATCACTCACCAGGGCGGCGAAGACGTTGTTGCTGCGCAGGCCCTGCGCGAGTAGGTAGCGTGTCACCGACAACTCCCCGGCTCGGCGGTCGGTGGCTCTCCATCGGTTGAGGCCCGCTCCTCGGGTGCCGATCCAGAGGTCGCCGTCCGCGTCTCCCACGAGACTCCAGATGCTGTCGCTGCTCAGACTGCGCGGATCGGTCGGATCGTGCCGGTAGCGTACGAAGCCATCCGTCTGGCGAACCAGCCGGTTGAGTCCCGCGGCCTCGGTGCCGACCCAGAGGACGCCCGTCTGATCTTCGTAGACGGAGGTGACGCGGTCGCTGCTCAGACTGCGCGGGTCGCTCGGATCGTGACGATAGCGAACGAAGCTCTGTCGCGAGCTGTCAAAGCGATGGAGCCCGCCGCGAATGGTGCCGACCCAGAGCGTGGACCGTTGGTCTTCGAGCAGGGCCGTCACCCCGTTCCAGCCGAGGCTTGTCGGGTCGCCGGGGTCGTGCTGGAAGCGGTCGAAACTGCCGCGCCGCCGGTCGAACCGATTGAGCCCCCCGTCCAGCGTTCCGATCCAGAGGACGCCCCGGCTGTCCACCAGCAACGACATCACGCGATCGTCGCTCAGGCTGCTGGGGTCGATCGCCTCATGGCGATAGCTGGTGAAGGTGCCAGTCGTGCGATCGAGCCGATTGAGTCCACCCCCGAACGTGCCCACCCAAACGGATCCGTCCCGGTCTTCGGCGAAGGAGGTCACGAAGTTGTTGCTCAGCTCGGTCGGCTCATCGGCGCGTCGCCGGTAGTGGAGGAAGTCTCCGGTGGCGGTGTCCCAGGTGTTGAGGCCGGCGTAGGTACCCACCCACAGCACCCCGCCCCGGTCCTCGAAGATGGAGCTCACGGTGTCGTGGCTCAAGCTGTAGGGGTCGGCTGCCTCATGGCGGTAGTGTCTGAAAGTGTTGGTGGCAGGCTCCCAGGCATTGAGGCCATCGTCGGTACCGACCCACAAAGTGCCGGAGGTGTCTTCGAGAACGACCCGGACTTTGTCCGAGCTGAGGCTTCTAGGCGACCGCTTGTCGGGTTGGAACCGGTCGACCTTGCGAGCGGCCGGATCGAGCCGGTTCAGCCCACCATCGTAGGTTCCGGCCCATACGCTGCCGCCGCTGTCTTCGAAGACGCAGCGCACCCGATCGGAGCTGAGACTCGACGGGTTCGCCGGATCATGGTGGAAGCGCGTGAAGACACCCGTGGCGGGGTTGAGCGCGCTGAGTCCGCCGCCGTCGGTGGCGACCCACAGCAGGCCCAGACGATCCTCGAATAGATCCCGCACCCGGTCGCCGCCTAGGCTTGCCGGATCTTCCGGATTGTGGCGGAAGGGAGTGAATGACTGGCTTTGCCGATCGAAACGGTTGAGACCGCCGCTGTGCGTCCCGACCCACAAGACACCCGTCTGGTCCTCGAGCAGGACCCGCACGCGGTCGCCGCTCAGACTGGTCGGGTCCGAGGGGTCGTTCTGGAAATGAGTGAAGCTCCCCGTCAGCGGGTCGAAACGGCTGAGACCGCCGCCGTCGGTCCCCACCCAGAGGACGCCTTGGTGATCCTCGAGCAGCGACCAGACGAAGTCATGCGCCAACGAGCCCGGGTCGCCGGGATTGTGCTGGTAGTTGGTGAACTCGTAGCCGTCGAAGCGGCTCAGGCCGTTCTGTGAGCCGAGCCAGATAAAGCCGTCACGGTCCTGGAGAATCGACTGGATCCCCGCCGAGGGCAGACCGTCCTCTTGGGCCAGGTGGCGAAAGCGGACGGTCCCGGGCTCACTACGCACCGCCGCGGCGCCCGTGACGAGTATCGCGAGCGCCGCTGTCAGGCACCGGAGCCGGGTGATCCCGACGTTTGGCCGAAGTTTCTCAAGTTCTTCCAGGCGCCTACTCCTGTTCGACCCAGACGTTGATCGTCGCAGGCTCCGTCAGTCCGTCATTCCAGACGTAGCCATCATTCCAGACGTAGCCGTCGGCCCAGGGGTAGCCGTCGTTCCAGACGTAGCCATCATTCCAGACGTAACCATCGTTCCAGACGTAACCATCGTTCCAGACATAGCCATCGTTCCAGAC
This genomic interval from bacterium contains the following:
- a CDS encoding hydroxymethylglutaryl-CoA reductase — translated: MTFIPGALLRNLYNHSSLRNSGTGVRFSVKNRLSPASLRRIERVSLNGEVIHPERIEVTVDSGDAFPVTQIGPDQPVDFPLGSLLTFHLAVDPLAEGKHGLEFAFETAPFGKLKFGVKDALRTGKRPPGTVPRDAEDDYSDEIISARRKFVREQTGATLEHMSQYSFEPRVTQGNIEHFTGVAQIPLGIAGPLLVHGAHAKGEFYVPLATSEGTLVASYNRGMKVIHKSGGVKCAVVGDNMQRAPVFIFDDAASARRFADWLVSRMDDIKAVCADSDPFVTLKYVDYYLANKFAFTRFNFTTGDAAGMNMVGKATFAACNWILEHCKEVEIQHFYLESNFATDKKASMINLMRSRGKRVTAELVVKRDVLRDIMDADTESIERHSKIANVGSMLSGANNNGCHAANAITAIFIATGQDVANVSESSAGLVYTELTPEKDLYMSITLPSLIVATCGGGTGLPTQHEGLEIMGCAGVGKVMKFAEIVAGTVLAGEISLAAAISSLDWVSSHEQLGRNDPTRRGQ
- a CDS encoding response regulator; translated protein: MRSEPGTVRFRHLAQEDGLPSAGIQSILQDRDGFIWLGSQNGLSRFDGYEFTNYQHNPGDPGSLAHDFVWSLLEDHQGVLWVGTDGGGLSRFDPLTGSFTHFQNDPSDPTSLSGDRVRVLLEDQTGVLWVGTHSGGLNRFDRQSQSFTPFRHNPEDPASLGGDRVRDLFEDRLGLLWVATDGGGLSALNPATGVFTRFHHDPANPSSLSSDRVRCVFEDSGGSVWAGTYDGGLNRLDPAARKVDRFQPDKRSPRSLSSDKVRVVLEDTSGTLWVGTDDGLNAWEPATNTFRHYRHEAADPYSLSHDTVSSIFEDRGGVLWVGTYAGLNTWDTATGDFLHYRRRADEPTELSNNFVTSFAEDRDGSVWVGTFGGGLNRLDRTTGTFTSYRHEAIDPSSLSDDRVMSLLVDSRGVLWIGTLDGGLNRFDRRRGSFDRFQHDPGDPTSLGWNGVTALLEDQRSTLWVGTIRGGLHRFDSSRQSFVRYRHDPSDPRSLSSDRVTSVYEDQTGVLWVGTEAAGLNRLVRQTDGFVRYRHDPTDPRSLSSDSIWSLVGDADGDLWIGTRGAGLNRWRATDRRAGELSVTRYLLAQGLRSNNVFAALVSDQGDLWLSSDRGLARINPHDGKVTHYDTSHGLQSNDFNFAAAMRARSGELFFGGVNGFNVFAPASIRSNPHPPAVVLTDFLKFNSSVGFSSPLGEVEEIWLGHKDSVIAFEFAGLDYSAPEKNRYMYKLEGFDRDWIDAGNLRRATYTNLHAGSYAFRARASNNDGVWNEEGLTVRLVVAPPPWLSWWAYGLYALSVAVFAVAVARSLRRKRRHALALERANVSLKIEIHDRQAKEKALEAEKRKAQEYLDVAEVIMVALDEQGQVTLINQKGCRVLGYEEEEIVGSPWVEKFVPEDRRAEVRAQLEDIGAYQYYEYELLTREGDRRIIAWHSTRFAPGDDSAPIVLSSGSDITQMRELEKQVRMSQKMEALGTLAGGIAHDFNNILTAVYGFSSLTLDALPEESEEAEHIEQVVKASERARDLVGRILTFSRRDERPKEPVALGPVVQEACGLLRSSLPATIRFRATVDPDCPAVIADPGQIHQVVMNLGTNAAQALEASGELEIKLESVELAAADLGRGSDLVVGPHVRLTVKDSGHGMDAATLDRMFDPFFTTKEAGSGTGLGLSVVHGIVKAHGGDIRASSELGRGTTLVVHFPTGGIEAPVRDRQDTQFTGKECILFVDDEKSIAEVAKKMLEAAGYEVVAHTSGKEALRVFKGQPDRFQLLVTDQLMPEITGAALIEEMRRVRPDLPVVVASGTRKEDPTQRLGHAFLQKPFSPAEISRMVRQALDESRESDPSVN